A region of the Pseudomonas asiatica genome:
CCGGGGTCTATGTACTGAGCATGGCCCTGGTGTATGCCGCCCTGGGCGTGGTCGCCGCGCTGCTGGGTGCCAGCCTGCAGGCCTGGCTGCAGCAACCCTGGCTGCTGGGCAGCCTGGCGGGGCTGTTCGTGCTGCTGGCCCTGCCGATGTTCGGCGCCTTCGAACTGCAACTGCCCGCCGCCGTGCGTGACCGCCTCGACCGCGCCGGGCAAGGCACCCGTGGTGGCAACCTGTATGGTGCGGCGCTGCTCGGCGCGCTGTCCGGCCTGCTGATGGGCCCGTGCATGACCGCGCCGTTGGCCGGCGCGCTGCTGTACATCGCCCAGAGCGGCGACGTGCTGCAGGGGGCGCTGGTGCTGTTCAGCCTCGGCCTGGGCATGGGTGTGCCGCTGCTGTTGCTGGTAACCCTCGGCAACCGCTTCCTGCCCCGCCCGGGTGCCTGGATGAACCGGGTCAAGGGCGTGTTCGGCTTCGTGTTCCTGGGCATGGCGCTATACACCTTGCGCAGCCTGCTGCCCGCAGCATTGCTGCTGGCCCTGAGCGGCGCCTTGCTGATCGCCCTGGCCTGGGCTGCCTGGCCGGCCCTGCAGCGGTTGCCGGCGTTGCGCGCGTTGCCGCTGCTGGGTGCCCTGTGGGGCGGCCTGCTGCTGGTGGGGGCGGCAGCCGGTGGCGACGACCTCTGGCAGCCGCTGCGCCCGTTCGCCGGTGGCGGCGCTGCGCCGGCTACCGGCCAGCACACCAAGGACGCCTTCGTCACCGTCAGCCGCCCCGAAGACCTGCAACGCGAACTGGATGCGGCCAAGGCCCGTGGCCAGTGGGTGATGCTCGACTACTATGCCGACTGGTGCGTGTCGTGCAAGGTCATGGAAAAACAGGTGTTCGCCCGCAGCGACGTGCAGGCCGGCCTGGCCGGTGTGCACCTGCTGCGCCTGGACGTGACCGCCGACACCCCGGCCAGCCAGGCCCTGCTGCAGCGCTACCAGGTACCTGGCCCGCCCAGCATCATCTGGGTCGGCCCGGAAGGCGACGAACGCCGCGCGCGGCGCATCACTGGTGAGGTGGATGCAGCCGCCTTCCTGCAACACTGGACCCAGACCAGGAGCCAAGGCTGATGCTGACCGTAACCCTCGGGCCACTGACCATGGCCCTCAACCACCTGCTGATGCTCACCGCCCTGGTGATCGCCAGCATGGTCGGCTGGTGGGTCGCCCGGCGTGGCGGCGAGAGCCCGGAATCGGCACTGTTCAACCTGTTCCTGATCGGCCTGCTGTGCGCACGCGCCGGCTTCGTGCTGGCCTATTGGCCGATGTACCAGGACGACCCGCTGCAGATCATCGATATCCGTGATGGCGGCTTCCTGTTCTGGTCGGGCCTTGCCGGCATCGTGCTCGGCGCCTTGTGGCAGGGCTGGCGCCATCCCGGCCTGCGCCGCCCGCTGGGCTGGGCGCTGTTCAGCGGCGCGCTGTTCTGGGGCCTGGCCAGCCTCGGTGGCCACCTGTACAGCAAGGGCACCGAACTGCCCGAACTGAGCCTGCGCAAGGCCAACGGCCAATCCGTAGCGTTGCACAGCTACCGCGGCAAACCGCTGGTCATCAACATCTGGGCCACCTGGTGCCCACCCTGCCGACGCGAAATGCCGGTGCTGCAACAGGCGCAAAGCGCTTACCCGCACGTGACCTTCCTGTTCGTCAACCAGGGCGAGACCCCGGAAAACGTCAGTACCTTCCTCGCCACCACCGGCCTGAGCCTGACCCACGTGCTGTTCGACGGCACCGGTCTGCTGGCCAAGCGCGTCGGCTCCATGGCCCTGCCCACCACCCTGTTCTACGACGCCGACGGGCGCCTGGTCGGCAGCCATCTGGGCGAGCTGTCCCGGGCCAGCCTGCGCCACGCCCTGGAGCCTTTCGACCGGGCCACCGCGCCCGCCCCTGCCGCACAAGGAAACTGACATGCGACTGACTGCACTGCTGCCCCTGTCCCTGGCTCTGCTGGCTGCCCCTACCCTGCAGGCCGAAGAGCTGCCCAAGGCGATTGCGCAACTGCAAGCCAAGGGCGCCGTGATCAAAGGCAGCTTCGACGCCCCCAACGGCCTGCGCGGGTATGCCGCCGAGTACCAGAATAATGGCCTGGCGCTGTACCTCACCCCTGACGGCAAGCATGTACTGGTCGGCAGCCTGTTCGACGAACAGGGCAACGACCTCAGTGCCGAGCCGCTGAAAAAGCTGGTGTATGCGCCGATGAGCAAGGAAATCTGGGCGAAGATGGAGAAAACCTCCTGGATCGCCGACGGCAAGGACGATGCACCGCGCAAGGTGTACCTGTTCAGCGACCCCAACTGCCCGTACTGCAACATGTTCTGGGAACAGGCACGGCCGTGGGTGGAGTCGGGCAAGGTGCAGTTGCGCCATATCATGGTCGGCATCATCCGCGAGGACAGCCCGGGCAAGTCGGCGGCGCTGCTGGCGGCGAAAGACCCGGCCAAGGCACTGCACGAGCATGAAAAAGCGGGCAAGGCCAGCACACTGAAACCATTGGCACAGGTGCCAGAGGCGGTGCAGCAGAAGCTGGCGGCGAACATGGCGCTGATGGAAGAGATGGGTTTACAGGCGACCCCGGCGATCTTCTATCAGGATGACCAGGGCAACCTGCAGAGCCAGCAAGGCGCGCCGCGGCCGGAGTTGCTTGGGAAGATTCTCGGCAAGCGCTAAGTACACCGTTGCCTGTTCCGGCCTCATCGCCGGCAAGCCAGCTCCCACAGGGACCTCACAATATTCAAACCCTGTGGAGTACCTGTGGGAGCTGGCTTGCTGGCGAAAGGGGCGCACAGCGCCCCCCAGGTTTCCTATAACCCTTCCAGCTCGGCCATCAGGTCACTGAGCCGGTCGACCTTGTCGTCATCCAGCACACTGCCCTGCAGCCCCTGCACATACACCGCCAGCTCCTCCACCGTGCTGCACTCGAACATCGCCCGCAACGGCACGTTCAACTGCAACTGCTTCTGCACCCGCGAGGCGATCTGGGTGGCCAGCAGCGAATGCCCGCCCAGCTCGAAGAAGTTGTCGTGCACCCCGACCCGCTCGGCCTTGAGCACATCGGCCCAGATACCGGCCTGCACCACCTCAAACTCATTGCGCGGAGCTCATCAAGTGGCGCATTTCTCTGAACCACGATCAGGTTTTACATCTTGAAACACTAACTTCCACATCCAAAACAATAAACACACTTCTACTCCGCCAATCGCAAAAAGAACACTCACTACTGAATCACATATCAATCTCACGAGACATACAGACCAGCCCCACACCAAAGTAGGAAGTTTCTCACTCTCGCAATTAATCATTGGACATTCATCAGAGATACCCCTCAGCCAATTCCCACAACACCAACTGAAACTTAAACAACCAGATAGCGGCCTTAGCAGCGAATCACTCCCAACAAACTTGACGCACATCAAGTTCAACTCTAAACCTGCAGTCACCCCGGTGTTCGGGGTCACGCTGAAGGAGAGTTAAATGAGCAATCAATTTGGCATCACCCTCATGACATTGGAGTTCGATAAAGACTGCAACATGGAGTCGGAATTCTTCGGAGGGTCTGGTAGCAAAGGCGGCTGCGGCGGAAGTGGTGGATGCGGTGGCGGTGGTGGCTGTAACGGCGGCAGTGGTGGACATAACAATATTGATCTCGACACCCTCAAACAGAAAGGACGCTAAGTAAACAGCGGGCGCCCAGTGGCCGTACAACTGGCGCCCGCCTCACTTACCAGGAAATAACGATGAAGATGCTAAGAATCCACAACTATGAAATCCTCAATTTTGATTCCGAGCCAATGATCTTCTCCTCCACAGGCTTCACCAAAATCACAGACCCCAAATTAGCAAAAGCATTACGACACATTGCTGACACACAGTCCTCCCTCCTCCACCGCGACGAACTTGAGCAAATATTAACAAAAGAAGGCCTACATCTTCAGAGCTCTATTGAGTTCCTCAAATCCATATTGATCGTCGGCGAACAAACAAACGCTCCCTATTTCGAAAACGCCGTACTTTATAGCGACATGGAAATCCCCAATACACTCAAGAACCACCTTGAAAGCAAATTGCAGGGGGCGATTACAACGCAAAGCCTCCCGACAACCCACATACCTGAAGCAACATCACCCACCCTATTTGTATTCGCGTGCCTCAAGCTTCGCCCCGAATCACTCAGATTAAACTATACAAAATTACTGAAACAAAATAACCACTGCGGAGCAAGCATTGGATACATTAGCGGTAATCAGTTCCACTTAACTGAACCTTACATACCATCAATAGGTAATCCCTGTGCTTTCTGCACGCTTGATCGAATCACACATTATGAAACATTGAGAAGCAGCCAACATCACTGGAGCAAGATCTTGACCTTTTGCCGAGCACAAAAGATTGACTTACCGAAAACCCCTATAGACGACCTCCAGACTGCATTGATCATCGGCACCGTCACTTCATTCATAAGCAAATTCACGCGACCTCAAAAGTCAAAGATCACCCAAGACCGAGTCTTGCTTTCCAGAACACTAAATCTTGACGATGGCACACTTATTGAGGACAGCAGTTTTCACTGGCCACTCTGCCAATGCTTGGAATCTAAACCATGACTATTGCTCACGATCAGTACCTCAAATACATCACTCCTGAAGTCATGGATGACACCTTAGCCTTTCACGCCAAAGGGAACTATACGATCCATCGATCAACACAACACATAAGCACCCTCCACAACATCCCATCAAAGACACTAGAGAAGCTAACAGGAAACGAACTCCCACTTAACGTCTTCACAAATTCAAGCAACCACACAGCGCTCAGCCTCAGCACCTTACCTGCAAACCACTGCCTACGAAGAAATGATTCTTGCCCTCATTTCCCAGGGCACACCATAGCTTTTGATACCGTCCGCTCGCTACTCGCACCGCTATTAAAAAAGAATGAACTTAGTTATAAAAGAGGTTACCCGAGCGGTGGAGCACTTTACCCAGTAGAAGTATTTTGCATCAACTTGCACAACAAAATCGACCACTGGCCAACTCAAAGCAACGCTCTGCACTTGCTTCCTTCATCACAAACATTTGAGGCACACACTCCAACAATTGATATCGACAAGCTCTCTCGAGCAATCGTGCCAGACTGCAGCAACATAGGCTCCCCAGCACTCGCTATCGCCTACTTCATTTACTTACCCAAGGCGCTATTCAAGTATCGGTATCGAGGTTACCGTCTTGCACTGATGGAAACGGGCTCGATGTATATGCTCACAGACCTACGCTGCAAAGAACTTGGTTTAGAAGGAAGGCCGTGGTCGGGCTTTACCGACCACGAAGTAACAAATGGGCTTAATTTGAACCCAGCGTTATTTCTGCCTGCATGCATTCAGCTAGTTGGGTGAGCCAATGAATTTCTATAACGAGATCCATACCCCTTCGCGGGTAGATTTTGAACTCTTGCGACCGAGTGCAGTGACCCACATCCCACACACTGTAGAATGTGGCAGCCGATGGCGGACATACGGCTCAAGCAGCGACTGGTCATCTGACGTAATCAAAACAGCAATCGGTGAACACTTCGAACGTAAGCACTTCTACCTGGATGTCCCTGCCCACGACACAAACACGCTAGATGTAGGCCTTACGATCGAGGAGCACAAAGCATTTATCGAAGCGCTCTCGCAAACGGCTATGAATGGTGGAGGCAACCTACTGAAGCACCACCGTTTTGACCGCACGAATGTTTATAGGATCTCTGACTTTTCGCGCTGCCTCATACCCACCGTCTGCATTTCCATTTCACCATGCAGGAACCCCATTGACAACCAAATCTACCCGATGGGTGATACTTGTGGCTGCAGCGCGCATGTAGACATTGAAGCCGCTATCACAGGCGCGCTCAAGGAAGCCTTAGAGCGACAATTCCTTCTAAGATTTTGGCTGACTAAAACCTGTACGGCGGTGATCAAACAAGATGAGGCTTGTGCCATGCTTATGGATTGCCCCAGCCTTGAACTCTTCAGAGAGTTTGCCCAATCAGGCGAGACAATTATCCTAGACCTCACGGACGAACGCTTCCCTGGCAGTTGCATATTATTCTGCTATGGCAACAAGCACAACAAAGACGCAAAAGTTAGATTTTGCGCAGGCATGGCGTATGCCGACACACCTGGCAACGCACTAAAAAAGGCTACAGTCGAGTTATGGCAAACATTTCGATACATGTTATCTCTCGATAGCAGCAACTCGCAAGAAAACGACATCGAAGACCCTTATCTCAAGCACTTCATGAATTGCAACAAATACGAGACCTTCGATCAAATTTCAACTCAAATCACATCACACCGTTCCATCATCAACCGCTCACCACCCCCCTTTAACTGCCAAAACCTGATCAACACTATCAGACGTCTCAACCTTGATGGCTACCTCTATTTATCACACATGCCCGCAGCCCGATCAAACCTGTATTTTTGCAAATACATATCGCCAAACCTATTCCTTCACATGAACAACTCCTTCTCCTTCAACACACTAAACAACTATTCTCGAACCTTTTATAAATCCATCATCCCAGAACAACTAACCCAAATGGTACCTTTCCCATGACCCTCCAAGGACCACATACCGTAACGCGAACAAAACAGATCTTCTCTGTCGCCAAGATATTGCTACTTGAGCATCTGCGAGAACCCACAGCATTGCTGTGGACTGCTGCAGTACCCTGTTTGATGTTTGTATTGCTTAGGCAAAACTCCTCACTCACAGTCCCATCAGACTCAACATATACATCCTCTGCTGCTTGGTTTTACGCCTACATCGCTGCAAACGTCGCCTTCTTTGGCCTCAGTTTCTACCTGATCGGCAGACGAGAAAGCGGCTTCGTACGTTCATTCATCTACCAACGAGAGGCGATCACGCTTTTCCTTACATCACACGCCGTCAGCTATACGCTGGTCAGCGTCATATACGCTAGTTTCTTCTACTTCATTTCCAAACCACTTTACGGTCTCTATTCGCTGCCGGAATTCCTGCATCTCACAGCCGCGTTCTATACAAGCTATATGATATTTTCCTGCATCGGCCTGGCCATCGCCGCGATGCCGATTAAATTCAGTACTGCCGGCACATTATTCTCGCTTCTTTCATTCCTTATGCTCCTTTCTGGTTACTTGGGTGCCACACAAGCAAATGACACTCATTGGTTAGCCTTGATCAACCCCTTGCACTTAAGCACAAAAATAATAAACGGAGAGTTACCACTCGCCACCAGCTTTTTCGCAGCCTTTGTCAGCTCAACAGCCGGACTCTATTTGACAGGACGACTGTTTAGAATCCAACCCATCTGGAGTCGATATTAAGTGAACCTACTAAACATCAACAATCTCAGCTTCTCGCACATCAAAAAACCATTATTACAGAACATCACACTAAACCTAAAAAAAGGAGAAGCAGTCGGCATACTGGGTAGTAACGGGGCGGGCAAAACAACGCTTTTCGACCTGATCTGCAACATCAGAAAACCAAGCAACGGCACAATCATAAATTCATCCAGACAGCAGGCTTATCTGACTCAAGTACTGACACCACCGCCCTTGCTCAGGATGAGCGAAGTCTACCAACTGATTACACATTTAAACTCCAGATCTGCACCGGATCACTGCGAGGTGCTTTCGCGCCTCTCTGAATGGTCACCTTCCCTGTCGAAACGGTATGCTGAAATCTACAAAAAGAAGGCATCTACTTGCAGCTATGGCGAAGTCCGGAGTTTTGTCACACTGACGCTACTGCTCATGGGCAGCGACCTGATCATCCTCGACGAGCCGACTGCGGGGGTAGACCCAGAATTCAGACACCACATATGGCTAGGTATAAAAAACGCGTGCAAAAACGGGGCTAGTGTTTTGATTTCATCTCACTATACCGAGGAAATTGCCACAAACTGCCATCGTTTCTACATGCTCGCTCATCAACACCTCGAGCCATTTGAGAATGCTCATGAGTTTCTCGCTCGCTACCATGCGGACTCTTATGATGAAGCATTCATCAATGCGTCGATGTCGCAGGAAAAAATCGGGGCCGCATCATGATGGCGAAGAACCATGGGAAAGATGGGCTTGCAGGTATGGCACCGGCTGCGCCGGAGTTCGCGGGCATGCCCGCTCCCACAGGTACAGCGCCAAACCTCGAAAACAACGCCGTATCTGTAGGAGCGGCCTTGTGTCGCGAAAGGGCCGCATAGCGGCCCCAGCAATTTCAACTTTTGTGCACCAATCCTGGGGCGGTGCAGGCCTCACCCGCTCAGGTCACAACCCCTCCAGCTCAGCCATCAGGTCACTGAGCCGGTCGACCTTGTCGTCATCCAGCACACTGCCTTGCAACCCCTGCACATACACCGCCAGTTCCTCCACGGTGCTGCACTCGAACATCGCCCGCAACGGCACGTTCAACTGCAACTGCTTCTGCACCCGCGAGGCGATCTGGGTGGCCAGCAGCGAATGCCCGCCCAGCTCGAAGAAGTTGTCGTGCACCCCGACCCGCTCGGCCTTGAGCACATCGGCCCAGATACCGGCCAGTACCTCTTCCAGCTCGTTGCGCGGCGCCTGGTAGGCATGGCTGTGCTGGCCACCGATGTCGATGGCCGGCAAGGCCTTGCGGTCGAGCTTGCCGT
Encoded here:
- the dsbD gene encoding protein-disulfide reductase DsbD; the protein is MRVLLLFLTLLLAGPLQANPFDVKPDFLPVNQAFVLTHDRQADGQMRLFFQIQPGYYLYQKRLKFDGLPAEQHPQLPAALNHHDEFFGDSAVYRDQLELLLPADARGQLRLGWQGCADAGLCYPPQTTLVDLGGSVVPAAEQASDQALASDLQQGHLAWSLLAFFGLGLLLAFTPCSLPMLPILAGLVMGNGASARRGWILAGVYVLSMALVYAALGVVAALLGASLQAWLQQPWLLGSLAGLFVLLALPMFGAFELQLPAAVRDRLDRAGQGTRGGNLYGAALLGALSGLLMGPCMTAPLAGALLYIAQSGDVLQGALVLFSLGLGMGVPLLLLVTLGNRFLPRPGAWMNRVKGVFGFVFLGMALYTLRSLLPAALLLALSGALLIALAWAAWPALQRLPALRALPLLGALWGGLLLVGAAAGGDDLWQPLRPFAGGGAAPATGQHTKDAFVTVSRPEDLQRELDAAKARGQWVMLDYYADWCVSCKVMEKQVFARSDVQAGLAGVHLLRLDVTADTPASQALLQRYQVPGPPSIIWVGPEGDERRARRITGEVDAAAFLQHWTQTRSQG
- a CDS encoding TlpA disulfide reductase family protein, with product MLTVTLGPLTMALNHLLMLTALVIASMVGWWVARRGGESPESALFNLFLIGLLCARAGFVLAYWPMYQDDPLQIIDIRDGGFLFWSGLAGIVLGALWQGWRHPGLRRPLGWALFSGALFWGLASLGGHLYSKGTELPELSLRKANGQSVALHSYRGKPLVINIWATWCPPCRREMPVLQQAQSAYPHVTFLFVNQGETPENVSTFLATTGLSLTHVLFDGTGLLAKRVGSMALPTTLFYDADGRLVGSHLGELSRASLRHALEPFDRATAPAPAAQGN
- the dsbG gene encoding thiol:disulfide interchange protein DsbG; protein product: MRLTALLPLSLALLAAPTLQAEELPKAIAQLQAKGAVIKGSFDAPNGLRGYAAEYQNNGLALYLTPDGKHVLVGSLFDEQGNDLSAEPLKKLVYAPMSKEIWAKMEKTSWIADGKDDAPRKVYLFSDPNCPYCNMFWEQARPWVESGKVQLRHIMVGIIREDSPGKSAALLAAKDPAKALHEHEKAGKASTLKPLAQVPEAVQQKLAANMALMEEMGLQATPAIFYQDDQGNLQSQQGAPRPELLGKILGKR
- a CDS encoding McbB family protein, with the translated sequence MKMLRIHNYEILNFDSEPMIFSSTGFTKITDPKLAKALRHIADTQSSLLHRDELEQILTKEGLHLQSSIEFLKSILIVGEQTNAPYFENAVLYSDMEIPNTLKNHLESKLQGAITTQSLPTTHIPEATSPTLFVFACLKLRPESLRLNYTKLLKQNNHCGASIGYISGNQFHLTEPYIPSIGNPCAFCTLDRITHYETLRSSQHHWSKILTFCRAQKIDLPKTPIDDLQTALIIGTVTSFISKFTRPQKSKITQDRVLLSRTLNLDDGTLIEDSSFHWPLCQCLESKP
- a CDS encoding SagB/ThcOx family dehydrogenase → MTIAHDQYLKYITPEVMDDTLAFHAKGNYTIHRSTQHISTLHNIPSKTLEKLTGNELPLNVFTNSSNHTALSLSTLPANHCLRRNDSCPHFPGHTIAFDTVRSLLAPLLKKNELSYKRGYPSGGALYPVEVFCINLHNKIDHWPTQSNALHLLPSSQTFEAHTPTIDIDKLSRAIVPDCSNIGSPALAIAYFIYLPKALFKYRYRGYRLALMETGSMYMLTDLRCKELGLEGRPWSGFTDHEVTNGLNLNPALFLPACIQLVG
- a CDS encoding YcaO-like family protein, with product MNFYNEIHTPSRVDFELLRPSAVTHIPHTVECGSRWRTYGSSSDWSSDVIKTAIGEHFERKHFYLDVPAHDTNTLDVGLTIEEHKAFIEALSQTAMNGGGNLLKHHRFDRTNVYRISDFSRCLIPTVCISISPCRNPIDNQIYPMGDTCGCSAHVDIEAAITGALKEALERQFLLRFWLTKTCTAVIKQDEACAMLMDCPSLELFREFAQSGETIILDLTDERFPGSCILFCYGNKHNKDAKVRFCAGMAYADTPGNALKKATVELWQTFRYMLSLDSSNSQENDIEDPYLKHFMNCNKYETFDQISTQITSHRSIINRSPPPFNCQNLINTIRRLNLDGYLYLSHMPAARSNLYFCKYISPNLFLHMNNSFSFNTLNNYSRTFYKSIIPEQLTQMVPFP
- a CDS encoding ATP-binding cassette domain-containing protein; this translates as MNLLNINNLSFSHIKKPLLQNITLNLKKGEAVGILGSNGAGKTTLFDLICNIRKPSNGTIINSSRQQAYLTQVLTPPPLLRMSEVYQLITHLNSRSAPDHCEVLSRLSEWSPSLSKRYAEIYKKKASTCSYGEVRSFVTLTLLLMGSDLIILDEPTAGVDPEFRHHIWLGIKNACKNGASVLISSHYTEEIATNCHRFYMLAHQHLEPFENAHEFLARYHADSYDEAFINASMSQEKIGAAS